Sequence from the Catenuloplanes indicus genome:
CGCGGTCACGCCCGCGTCCGTCCGTGCGGTGCGGCGCTTCTCGTCGTCGTCGACGCCGGTGGACGACGGCAGCAGCGCGGAACCGAACACCAGGCCGCCGTCGTCCGCGACCACCACGCCGCGCACGCCGCCCCGCGGCCGGGCCAGCACCCGCGCGTCACCGCCACCGGCCGGCTGCCGCCACAGCGCCGCGGTCTCCTCGCCGTCGTCGCCGGTGGCGTCCGGCTCCGGCCGGGACGACACGAACAGCAGGTCGCCGTCGGGCATGAAACCGGCCGCGGATTCGCCGGCCCGGCTGCGGGTCAGGCGCCGGGCCGGGCGTTCACCGGCCGGGTCGACCTCCCAGAGCGCGGTCACGTACCGGTTCTTCCTCGGGTCCGGGGTGGCCACGCCGACCACGAGCCGGCCGCCGTCCGGGGAGAGCCGCAGGCCGCCGACCCTGGGCAGCGCCGCATAGGCGTCAAGGTTCCTGAAATCCGCGATCATGGATAGTTATTACCACTTTCCCGGCGGATCCGAGCGACCTCGGCGTGTGCCTCCAGCAACCCGGCGCCGGTCCGCTCGCGGTACAGCCGGACCGCGCGGACGTCCGCGCCACGGTCCAGCGCGGCCAGGACGTCCGCGCGCAGCGTCACCGGGTCGGCGCCGGGGTACCGGCCGTCCTCGCGCCGGCCGTCCGGGCGTTTGTGCAGGACCGCGGAGGCGATCAGCAGCAGGGTGCCGGTCGTGCCCAGGACCAGGACGATGGTGAACGTCATGCCGGACAGTCTGCCGACCGGGCCGGACCGCGCGCGTCGGTGGGAAGTCGTGCCCTGTTCTGCGACTTTCGTTGACCCGGCTGCCGATTGAGTCCGGTATTGAGCGCTACCGCTACGCTCGGTCGGCACCGCGTGGACAGGAGGAAATGTGACGAACATCGCCGTGCCTCTGGTCCAGTCCGGCCTTCCGTTCACCACCGTGCCCAACCTGATCACGCTGGTCCGGACCGTGGGCGCGGTCGCGCTCGCACTGGCCGCGCTCGTCACGGGCAGCTGGCCGCTGCTGATCGGCGCCTACGCGGTCTACTGGATCGGCGACACGCTGGACGGCATCGTGGCCCGCTGGCTGAAGCAGGAGACCCGGGCCGGCGCCGTCTTCGACATCATCAGCGACCGCGCGTGCACGTCCCTGTGCCTGGCCGCGCTGCTCACGCTGAAACCGGGCATGGTCGTCCCGCTGGCCATCTTCCTCGTCCAGTTCATGGTCCTCGACACCATGCTCAGCCTGTCGTTCCTGATGTGGGCGCTGGTATCGCCGAACTACTTCGCCGAGGTCGACCGGAGCGTCTACCGGTGGAACTGGTCCCCGCCCGCGAAGGTGCTGAACACGTCCGCGGTCGTCCTGCTGGTCCTGGTCTCCCCGTCCCCGCTCTACCCCGCTCTGCTCGCCGCCGCCGTGACCCTGGTCAAGATCGCCTCCATGGTCCGCATCGCCCGCCTGGTCTCGCCCGCCCGATGATCGCCGCCGTCCTCGCGGCGCTGGTGGTCGGCGCGGTGTCCGCGATCCTCCCGATCACCCCGGTCGAGCCGTACCTGATCGGCGTGGTCGCGGCCACCGACGAACCCCCGATCCCGCTCGGCATCGCGGCCGGGATCGGCCAGACCGCGGGCAAACTGCTGCTGTTCGGCACCGTCCGCGGCGCGGTCCGGTCGGAGCGCCTGCGGGCGCTGATCGCCCGGAAGGTCCCGGCCCGCCCGGCCGGCACCGGGCGAACCCGGGTGCTGCTGGAACGGACGCGGGTCGTGATGCAGACACTGGACCGGCCGCGTCAGGCGGTGCCGATCCTGTTCGCGAGCGCATTTCTCGGCTTCCCACCATTGTTGCTCGTGACGGTGTACGCCGCGCGGGGACCGATGTCGGTGACGATGTTCACCGCGGTGTGCCT
This genomic interval carries:
- a CDS encoding CDP-alcohol phosphatidyltransferase family protein, whose amino-acid sequence is MTNIAVPLVQSGLPFTTVPNLITLVRTVGAVALALAALVTGSWPLLIGAYAVYWIGDTLDGIVARWLKQETRAGAVFDIISDRACTSLCLAALLTLKPGMVVPLAIFLVQFMVLDTMLSLSFLMWALVSPNYFAEVDRSVYRWNWSPPAKVLNTSAVVLLVLVSPSPLYPALLAAAVTLVKIASMVRIARLVSPAR